One Streptomyces sp. NBC_01217 genomic region harbors:
- a CDS encoding acyl-CoA dehydrogenase, with protein MGHYKSNLRDIEFNLFEVLGRDKTYGTGPFAEMDVETAKSILDEVARLAENELAESFADADRNPPVFDPETNTAPVPATFKKSYQAFMDSEYWRLGLPEEIGGTTSPRSLIWGYAELLLGANPAVWMYSSGPAFAGILFDEGNEAQKKIAEIAVEKQWGSTMVLTEPDAGSDVGAGRTKAVEQEDGSWHIEGVKRFITSGEHDMSENIIHYVLARPEGAGPGTKGLSLFMVPKFHFDWTTGELAERNGVYATNVEHKMGLKASNTCEMTFGDQHPAKGWLIGDKHDGIRQMFRIIEFARMMVGTKAIATLSTGYLNALEYAKERVQGTDLSQFMDKTAPKVTITHHPDVRRSLMTQKAYAEGMRSLVLYTATVQDAIQEKEAAGEDAKALHGLNDLLLPIVKGYGSEKSYEQLAQSLQTFGGSGYLQEYPIEQYIRDAKIDTLYEGTTAIQGQDFFFRKIVRDQGASLNILSEEIKKFLAGAQGNEELSGALDSLAKAAVDLEAIVGTMINDLTATGEDVKNIYKVGLNTTRLLMASGDVVVGYLLLKGAAVAAEKLRDAAAKDVAFYQGKIAAAKFFAANILPGVGAERALAESVDNSLMELDEAAF; from the coding sequence ATGGGGCACTACAAGTCGAATCTCCGCGACATCGAGTTCAACCTCTTCGAGGTGCTCGGGCGCGACAAGACGTACGGCACCGGACCGTTCGCCGAGATGGACGTCGAGACGGCGAAGAGCATCCTCGACGAGGTCGCCCGCCTCGCGGAGAACGAGCTGGCCGAGTCCTTCGCCGACGCCGACCGCAACCCGCCGGTCTTCGACCCTGAGACCAACACGGCTCCGGTCCCGGCGACCTTCAAGAAGTCGTACCAGGCGTTCATGGACTCCGAGTACTGGCGTCTGGGCCTGCCCGAGGAGATCGGCGGCACGACCTCCCCGCGCTCCCTGATCTGGGGCTATGCGGAGCTGCTGCTCGGCGCGAACCCGGCCGTCTGGATGTACTCCTCGGGCCCGGCGTTCGCCGGCATCCTCTTCGACGAGGGCAACGAGGCGCAGAAGAAGATCGCCGAGATCGCCGTCGAGAAGCAGTGGGGCTCGACGATGGTGCTGACCGAGCCGGACGCCGGTTCGGACGTCGGCGCGGGCCGCACGAAGGCCGTCGAGCAGGAGGACGGCTCCTGGCACATCGAGGGTGTGAAGCGCTTCATCACCTCGGGCGAGCACGACATGTCCGAGAACATCATCCACTACGTGCTGGCCCGCCCCGAGGGCGCGGGCCCCGGCACGAAGGGCCTCTCGCTCTTCATGGTCCCGAAGTTCCACTTCGACTGGACGACCGGCGAGCTGGCCGAGCGCAACGGCGTGTACGCGACGAACGTCGAGCACAAGATGGGCCTCAAGGCGTCCAACACCTGCGAGATGACGTTCGGCGACCAGCACCCCGCCAAGGGCTGGCTGATCGGCGACAAGCACGACGGCATCCGCCAGATGTTCCGCATCATCGAGTTCGCCCGCATGATGGTCGGCACGAAGGCCATCGCGACGCTGTCGACCGGCTACCTGAACGCGCTGGAGTACGCCAAGGAGCGCGTCCAGGGCACGGACCTGTCGCAGTTCATGGACAAGACCGCCCCCAAGGTCACCATCACGCACCACCCCGACGTGCGCCGCTCGCTCATGACGCAGAAGGCGTACGCGGAAGGCATGCGCTCCCTCGTGCTGTACACCGCCACCGTCCAGGACGCGATCCAGGAGAAGGAGGCCGCGGGCGAGGACGCCAAGGCGCTGCACGGCCTCAACGACCTGCTGCTCCCGATCGTGAAGGGCTACGGCTCCGAGAAGTCGTACGAGCAGCTGGCGCAGTCGCTCCAGACCTTCGGCGGCTCCGGGTACCTCCAGGAGTACCCGATCGAGCAGTACATCCGTGACGCCAAGATCGACACGCTGTACGAGGGTACGACGGCGATCCAGGGCCAGGACTTCTTCTTCCGGAAGATCGTCCGCGACCAGGGCGCCTCGCTGAACATCCTCTCCGAGGAGATCAAGAAGTTCCTCGCCGGCGCCCAGGGCAACGAGGAGCTGTCCGGTGCGCTGGACTCGCTCGCCAAGGCGGCCGTGGACCTGGAGGCGATCGTCGGCACGATGATCAACGACCTCACCGCGACCGGCGAGGACGTCAAGAACATCTACAAGGTGGGCCTCAACACCACCCGCCTGCTGATGGCCTCCGGCGATGTCGTCGTGGGCTATCTGCTGCTCAAGGGCGCGGCCGTCGCGGCCGAGAAGCTGCGGGACGCCGCCGCGAAGGATGTCGCCTTCTACCAGGGCAAGATCGCCGCGGCGAAGTTCTTCGCCGCGAACATCCTCCCGGGCGTCGGCGCCGAGCGCGCACTCGCCGAGTCCGTCGACAACTCGCTGATGGAGCTGGACGAGGCGGCGTTCTAG
- a CDS encoding Uma2 family endonuclease codes for MGGTMTAEALPEASQLRRETSKWPVPPEDGYTVDDFFTLDDLPPHTELIDGSLVFVSPQRDFHTLVMDLLVNGLRQHVPEHLRVRREMAVVLGRRNAPEPDVVVVKAEAITGRRQTRHEAADVLLAVEVVSPESEDRDRDRDRDTKPHKYAAAGIEHFWLVEMTGEEDRPMVITYELDPVNKTYVSTGVHHDRLKLSSPYDIDIDLTAIDEL; via the coding sequence ATGGGAGGAACAATGACCGCCGAGGCACTGCCCGAGGCGTCGCAGCTGCGGCGCGAGACATCCAAGTGGCCGGTCCCACCTGAGGACGGCTACACCGTGGACGACTTCTTCACGCTTGACGACCTCCCGCCGCACACAGAGCTGATCGACGGGAGCCTGGTTTTCGTGAGTCCGCAGCGAGACTTCCACACGCTGGTGATGGACCTGCTGGTCAATGGCCTGCGCCAACACGTCCCTGAGCATCTGCGGGTGCGTCGGGAGATGGCCGTGGTGCTGGGCAGGCGGAACGCACCGGAACCGGACGTGGTCGTCGTGAAAGCCGAAGCGATCACCGGCCGACGGCAGACACGCCACGAAGCGGCGGACGTCCTGCTCGCCGTCGAGGTCGTCTCTCCCGAATCCGAGGACCGCGACCGCGACCGCGACCGCGACACCAAACCGCACAAATACGCGGCGGCTGGGATCGAGCACTTCTGGCTCGTCGAGATGACCGGCGAGGAAGACCGCCCCATGGTCATCACCTACGAGCTGGACCCGGTCAACAAGACCTACGTCTCCACCGGCGTCCACCACGACCGGCTGAAGCTCTCCTCCCCGTACGACATCGACATCGACCTGACCGCCATCGACGAGCTGTAG
- a CDS encoding M18 family aminopeptidase, whose protein sequence is MSSSLRFDRGHTDDLMAFLMASPSPYHAVASSAERLEKAGFRQVEETAAWDGTTGGKYVLRGGSIIAWYVPEGAAAHTPYRIVGAHTDSPNLRVKPLPDTGAYGWRQISVEIYGGTLLNTWLDRDLGLAGRISLRDGTHRLVNIDRPLLRVPQLAVHLDRSANTDGLKLDRQKHMQPIWGLGDVEEGDLIRFVAEEAGVDAEDVTGWDLMPHAVEPPAYLGRDRELLAGPRMDNLLSVHAAVAALAAVSGQPDAELPYIPVMAAFDHEENGSQSDTGADGPLLGTVLERSVFARGGTYEDRARAFAGTICLSSDTGHAVHPNYAERHDPTHHPVVNGGPILKVNVNMRYATDGSGRAVFAAACEKAGVPWQVFVSNNSMPCGTTIGPITAARHGIQTVDIGAAILSMHSARELCGADDPYLLANAVAAFLTG, encoded by the coding sequence ATGAGTTCCTCCCTCCGCTTCGACCGCGGTCACACCGACGACCTGATGGCCTTCCTCATGGCCTCGCCCTCCCCGTACCACGCCGTGGCCAGCTCGGCCGAGCGGCTGGAGAAGGCCGGATTCCGACAGGTCGAGGAGACTGCGGCCTGGGACGGCACCACCGGGGGGAAGTACGTCCTGCGCGGTGGCTCGATCATCGCCTGGTACGTGCCGGAGGGCGCCGCGGCGCACACCCCGTACCGGATCGTCGGGGCGCACACCGACTCGCCGAACCTGCGGGTCAAGCCGCTGCCCGACACCGGGGCGTACGGCTGGCGGCAGATCTCCGTGGAGATCTACGGCGGGACGCTCCTCAACACCTGGCTCGACCGGGACCTCGGTCTCGCCGGCCGGATCTCGCTGCGCGACGGCACGCACCGGCTGGTGAACATCGACCGGCCGCTCCTGCGCGTACCGCAGCTGGCCGTGCACCTGGACCGGTCGGCCAACACCGACGGCCTGAAGCTCGACCGGCAGAAGCACATGCAGCCGATCTGGGGGCTCGGGGACGTCGAGGAGGGCGATCTGATCCGTTTCGTCGCCGAGGAGGCCGGTGTCGACGCCGAGGACGTGACCGGCTGGGACCTGATGCCGCACGCCGTCGAGCCGCCCGCCTACCTGGGCCGGGACCGCGAGCTGCTGGCCGGGCCCCGGATGGACAACCTGCTCTCCGTCCACGCGGCGGTCGCCGCGCTCGCCGCCGTCTCCGGACAGCCGGACGCCGAGCTCCCGTACATCCCGGTCATGGCCGCCTTCGACCACGAGGAGAACGGCTCGCAGTCCGACACCGGCGCCGACGGGCCCCTGCTCGGCACGGTCCTGGAGCGTTCCGTGTTCGCCCGCGGCGGTACGTACGAGGACCGCGCCCGGGCCTTCGCCGGGACCATCTGTCTCTCCTCCGACACCGGTCACGCGGTCCACCCCAACTACGCCGAGCGCCACGACCCGACCCATCACCCGGTCGTCAACGGCGGCCCGATCCTCAAGGTCAACGTCAACATGCGGTACGCGACCGACGGCAGCGGCCGGGCCGTGTTCGCGGCGGCGTGCGAGAAGGCGGGCGTGCCGTGGCAGGTGTTCGTCTCCAACAACTCGATGCCGTGCGGCACCACGATCGGACCGATCACCGCCGCCCGGCACGGCATTCAGACCGTGGACATCGGCGCCGCGATCCTCTCGATGCACAGCGCCCGTGAACTGTGCGGCGCGGACGACCCGTATCTGCTGGCCAACGCGGTGGCGGCGTTCCTGACGGGCTGA
- a CDS encoding NHL domain-containing thioredoxin family protein, translating to MNDAASAPTPAPAPRKRARVRAPELIGKGGWLNTGGKELTLADLRGKCVVVDFWTFCCVNCLHVLDELRELEEKHRDTVVIIGVHSPKFVHEAEHQAVVDAVERYEVHHPVLDDPELATWKQYAVRAWPTLVVIDPEGYVVAQHAGEGHAHAIEKLVEELEAEHGEKGTLRRGDGPYVAPEPVATHLRFPGKALLLPDGGLLVSDTTRHRLVALESDGETVRRHFGTGDRGLTDGGPDQARFSEPQGLAVLPDGRIAVADTVNHAIRALDLASGITKTLAGTGRQWWQGSPTAGPAREVDLSSPWDVAWFADRLWIAMAGVHQLWTYDPATQTVQVAAGTTNEGLVDGPADEAWFAQPSGLATSADGERLWIADSETSALRYVERDGSGFAVRTAVGTGLFDFGHRDGAADQALFQHPLGVTALPDGSVAVCDTYNHALRRYDPASGEVTTLATDLREPSDAVLVDGDLFVVESAHHRLTRLRLPEEAVRVADQAHRTQRTATEIAPGTLRLDVVFQAPAGQKLDTRYGPSTRLLVSSTPPELLAEGSGPGTDLFRDLVLADGVTEGVLHVSAMAASCDDDPENEYPACHVHQQDWGVPVRVTAQGTSRLPLVLAGMDEQA from the coding sequence ATGAACGATGCTGCTTCGGCGCCCACCCCTGCGCCCGCACCCCGCAAGCGTGCCCGTGTCCGTGCCCCCGAGCTGATCGGCAAGGGTGGCTGGCTGAACACCGGCGGCAAAGAGCTCACCCTCGCCGACCTGCGAGGTAAGTGCGTTGTTGTGGATTTCTGGACCTTCTGCTGTGTGAACTGTCTGCATGTCCTCGATGAGCTGCGCGAGCTGGAGGAGAAGCACCGCGACACCGTCGTGATCATCGGTGTGCACTCGCCGAAGTTCGTCCACGAGGCCGAGCACCAGGCCGTCGTCGACGCCGTCGAGCGGTACGAGGTCCACCACCCGGTCCTCGACGACCCGGAACTGGCGACCTGGAAGCAGTACGCCGTACGGGCCTGGCCCACGCTCGTCGTCATCGACCCCGAGGGCTATGTCGTCGCCCAGCACGCGGGCGAGGGCCATGCGCACGCCATCGAGAAGCTGGTCGAGGAGCTGGAGGCCGAGCACGGCGAGAAGGGCACGCTGCGCCGCGGCGACGGCCCGTACGTCGCGCCCGAGCCGGTCGCCACGCATCTGCGGTTCCCCGGCAAGGCCCTGCTCCTGCCCGACGGCGGACTCCTCGTCTCCGACACCACCCGCCACCGCCTGGTCGCGCTCGAAAGCGACGGCGAAACGGTGCGTCGTCACTTCGGTACGGGGGACAGGGGGCTCACCGACGGCGGACCCGACCAGGCCAGGTTCTCCGAGCCGCAGGGGCTCGCCGTGCTGCCCGACGGTCGGATCGCGGTCGCCGACACCGTCAACCACGCCATCCGCGCCCTCGACCTCGCCTCCGGGATCACGAAGACCCTCGCCGGTACCGGCCGACAGTGGTGGCAGGGCTCGCCGACGGCCGGACCGGCCCGGGAGGTCGACCTCTCCTCCCCCTGGGACGTCGCCTGGTTCGCGGACCGGCTGTGGATCGCCATGGCTGGCGTGCACCAGCTGTGGACGTACGACCCCGCGACGCAGACCGTGCAGGTCGCCGCGGGCACGACCAACGAGGGCCTGGTCGACGGGCCGGCCGACGAGGCCTGGTTCGCCCAGCCGTCGGGGCTCGCCACATCGGCCGACGGGGAGCGGCTCTGGATCGCCGACTCGGAGACGTCCGCCCTGCGGTACGTCGAGCGGGACGGCTCAGGCTTCGCCGTCCGTACGGCCGTCGGCACCGGCCTCTTCGATTTCGGACACCGCGACGGTGCCGCGGACCAGGCGCTGTTCCAGCACCCGCTGGGGGTGACCGCGCTGCCCGACGGGTCCGTCGCCGTGTGCGACACGTACAACCACGCGCTGCGGCGCTACGACCCCGCGAGCGGTGAGGTCACCACCCTGGCCACGGATCTGCGCGAGCCCAGCGACGCCGTGCTGGTCGACGGCGATCTCTTCGTCGTCGAGTCCGCCCACCACCGGCTGACCCGGCTGCGCCTCCCGGAGGAGGCCGTACGCGTCGCCGACCAGGCGCATCGCACGCAGCGCACGGCCACCGAGATCGCCCCGGGCACGCTCCGGCTCGATGTGGTCTTCCAGGCCCCCGCCGGGCAGAAGCTGGACACCCGGTACGGTCCCTCGACCCGGCTGCTGGTCTCGTCGACCCCGCCCGAGCTGCTGGCGGAGGGCTCCGGTCCCGGGACCGATCTGTTCCGTGACCTGGTCCTGGCGGACGGCGTCACCGAGGGTGTCCTGCATGTCTCCGCGATGGCGGCGTCCTGCGACGACGACCCGGAGAACGAGTACCCGGCCTGCCATGTCCACCAGCAGGACTGGGGCGTCCCCGTCCGCGTGACCGCGCAAGGAACGTCCCGGCTGCCGCTGGTGCTGGCAGGAATGGACGAGCAGGCCTGA
- a CDS encoding DUF7848 domain-containing protein translates to MTVRAVLRYVSYVMHRHPSAGTTATARCLNPDCQWTAAPTGSADVCTDMCIEHTGRTGHMTFVREFSEVAVVERAQ, encoded by the coding sequence ATGACCGTGAGAGCCGTGCTCCGGTACGTCAGCTACGTCATGCACCGCCACCCCTCGGCGGGGACGACGGCCACGGCGCGGTGCCTGAACCCGGATTGCCAGTGGACAGCCGCGCCGACCGGGAGCGCGGACGTGTGCACGGATATGTGTATCGAGCACACGGGCCGTACCGGTCACATGACCTTCGTGCGGGAGTTCTCGGAAGTCGCCGTGGTCGAGCGTGCCCAGTGA
- a CDS encoding carbon-nitrogen family hydrolase, giving the protein MHASLIQIAVDPDESVNSRRRRAASLIAAQHGADLVVLPELWPVGAFAYTDFEDEAEPLQGPTHEIMAKAAADAGVWLHAGSFVERADDGTLYNTALVFTPEGERAAAYRKVHRFGFDKGEAVMMGAGEDLVTVALPQTTLGLATCYDLRFPEMFRGLVDAGAETLIVAAGWPERRRAHWTLLARARAVENQSYVLAVGTAGTHAGIQQAGHSIVVDPWGEVLAEAGADEEVLSVEFDPSKVAATREQFPALKDRRLGLAPPR; this is encoded by the coding sequence GTGCACGCCTCCCTCATCCAGATCGCAGTAGACCCGGACGAATCCGTCAATTCCCGCAGGCGGCGCGCGGCTTCGCTGATCGCGGCCCAGCACGGTGCGGATCTGGTGGTCCTTCCCGAACTCTGGCCGGTCGGCGCCTTCGCGTACACCGACTTCGAGGACGAGGCCGAGCCGCTTCAAGGGCCCACCCACGAGATCATGGCGAAGGCCGCCGCCGACGCCGGGGTCTGGCTGCACGCGGGCTCCTTCGTCGAGCGCGCCGACGACGGCACCCTCTACAACACCGCACTCGTCTTCACCCCCGAGGGCGAGCGGGCCGCCGCATACCGCAAGGTCCACCGCTTCGGCTTCGACAAGGGCGAGGCGGTCATGATGGGAGCGGGCGAGGACCTGGTCACGGTCGCTCTGCCGCAGACCACCCTGGGCCTTGCCACCTGCTACGACCTGCGCTTCCCGGAAATGTTCCGCGGCCTGGTCGATGCGGGCGCCGAGACGCTGATCGTCGCCGCGGGCTGGCCCGAGCGCCGGCGTGCCCACTGGACGCTGCTGGCCCGGGCCCGCGCCGTCGAGAACCAGTCGTACGTCCTGGCTGTCGGCACCGCGGGCACCCACGCCGGGATCCAGCAGGCCGGACACAGCATCGTCGTCGATCCCTGGGGCGAGGTGCTGGCGGAGGCGGGCGCGGACGAGGAGGTGCTGAGCGTGGAGTTCGACCCGTCGAAGGTCGCCGCCACACGCGAGCAGTTCCCGGCCCTCAAGGACCGCCGTCTGGGACTCGCGCCGCCGCGCTGA
- a CDS encoding maleylpyruvate isomerase family mycothiol-dependent enzyme — translation MTVHPSLQTYADAWTHSVESIAELVKPLAEGEWNRRTPCPAWSVRDVVSHVIGMECEQLGDPRPIHTLPRDLYHVQSDIARYMEMQVDVRRHHTAPEMTSELEYTIIRRARQLRNESRAPQTMVRAPLGAEQTLELALRMRAFDVWVHEQDLRTTLGQPGNLDSPGATITRDALLAALPDVVAKDAGAPANSAVVLDVHGPMEFLRTVRVDAEGRGSVDGSPSLGPAVTLAMDWETYFRLACGRVRAGSVADRIKVEGDEDLADAILQNFAVTS, via the coding sequence GTGACCGTCCATCCCAGCCTCCAGACCTACGCCGATGCCTGGACCCACTCCGTCGAGTCGATAGCCGAGCTGGTGAAGCCGCTCGCCGAGGGAGAGTGGAACCGCCGCACACCGTGCCCCGCCTGGTCGGTGCGTGACGTCGTCTCGCACGTCATCGGCATGGAGTGCGAGCAGCTCGGCGATCCGCGTCCGATCCACACGCTGCCGCGCGATCTCTACCATGTGCAGAGCGACATCGCCCGCTACATGGAGATGCAGGTCGATGTGCGGCGCCACCACACAGCGCCGGAGATGACCTCCGAGCTGGAGTACACGATCATTCGCCGCGCACGTCAGCTCCGCAATGAGTCACGTGCCCCCCAGACCATGGTCCGGGCGCCGCTCGGCGCCGAGCAGACCCTCGAACTGGCACTGCGGATGCGGGCCTTCGACGTCTGGGTGCACGAGCAGGATCTGCGGACGACGCTGGGACAGCCCGGCAATCTGGACTCCCCCGGCGCCACCATCACCCGGGACGCGCTGCTCGCCGCGCTGCCGGATGTGGTCGCCAAGGACGCGGGCGCGCCGGCCAATTCGGCGGTCGTGCTCGATGTGCACGGACCGATGGAGTTCCTGCGCACGGTCAGGGTCGATGCGGAGGGCCGCGGTTCGGTGGACGGTTCACCCTCGCTCGGGCCCGCCGTGACGCTGGCGATGGACTGGGAGACGTACTTCCGCCTCGCCTGCGGGCGGGTGCGGGCGGGCTCGGTCGCGGACCGGATCAAGGTCGAGGGCGACGAGGATCTGGCGGACGCGATCCTGCAGAACTTCGCCGTGACGTCGTGA
- a CDS encoding MFS transporter, which translates to MSSAAAPTLSLPGDPPGGRRAVWVWGIGVAVYFVAIIFRTSLGVAGLDAADRFHVNASALSTFSILQLLVYAGMQIPVGLMVDRLGTKRVLTFGVVLFTLGQLGFALSPSYGMALASRALLGCGDAMTFISVLRLGARWFPARRGPLIGQVAALFGMAGNLVSTLFVARALHGFGWTTTFVGSSAAGVVVLVLLLLFLKDHPEGHEPPPVEHAGAAYVRKQIAASWREPGTRLGMWVHFTTQFPAMVFLLLWGLPFLVEAQGLSRSAAGDLLTLVVLSNMAFGLVYGQIIARHHAARAPLALGTVSVTALFWASTIFYPGDHAPMWLLIVLCVVLGACGPASMIGFDFARPANPPERQGTASGIVNMGGFVASMTTLFAVGVLLDATGDDYRIAFASVFVLEALGVVQILRLHSRATHRERDHHVISRVEAVHVPA; encoded by the coding sequence GTGAGTTCTGCCGCCGCTCCCACCCTGTCCCTGCCCGGCGATCCACCCGGCGGCCGGCGTGCCGTGTGGGTCTGGGGCATCGGTGTCGCCGTCTACTTCGTCGCCATCATCTTCCGCACCAGCCTGGGCGTCGCCGGACTCGACGCAGCCGACCGGTTCCACGTCAACGCCTCCGCGCTCTCCACGTTCTCGATCCTCCAGCTGCTCGTCTACGCGGGCATGCAGATACCCGTCGGCCTGATGGTCGACCGGCTCGGCACCAAGAGGGTCCTCACCTTCGGGGTCGTCCTGTTCACCCTGGGGCAGCTCGGCTTCGCGCTCTCCCCCTCGTACGGCATGGCGCTGGCGTCCAGGGCGCTGCTCGGCTGCGGCGACGCGATGACGTTCATCAGCGTGCTGCGGCTCGGCGCCCGCTGGTTCCCGGCTCGGCGCGGTCCGCTGATCGGGCAGGTCGCCGCGCTCTTCGGGATGGCGGGCAACCTCGTCTCGACGCTCTTCGTCGCGCGGGCCCTGCACGGATTCGGCTGGACCACCACGTTCGTGGGCAGCTCGGCCGCCGGGGTCGTGGTGCTGGTGCTGCTGCTCCTCTTCCTGAAGGACCACCCCGAGGGCCACGAGCCGCCGCCCGTCGAGCACGCGGGCGCCGCCTACGTACGCAAGCAGATCGCCGCCTCCTGGCGGGAACCCGGCACCCGGCTCGGGATGTGGGTGCACTTCACCACGCAGTTCCCGGCCATGGTGTTCCTGCTGCTGTGGGGGCTGCCGTTCCTGGTGGAGGCGCAGGGGCTGAGCCGGTCCGCCGCCGGTGACCTGCTCACCCTGGTGGTGCTCTCCAACATGGCGTTCGGGCTGGTCTACGGGCAGATCATCGCCCGCCACCACGCGGCCCGCGCCCCGCTGGCCCTCGGGACGGTCTCGGTGACGGCCCTGTTCTGGGCGTCGACCATCTTCTACCCGGGCGACCATGCGCCGATGTGGCTGCTGATCGTCCTGTGCGTGGTGCTCGGCGCGTGCGGCCCAGCCTCGATGATCGGCTTCGACTTCGCACGGCCCGCCAACCCGCCGGAGCGCCAGGGCACCGCGTCGGGCATCGTCAACATGGGCGGCTTCGTCGCCTCGATGACCACGCTGTTCGCCGTGGGAGTGCTGCTGGATGCGACCGGGGACGACTACCGGATCGCGTTCGCCTCGGTCTTCGTGCTGGAGGCGCTCGGCGTCGTACAGATTCTGCGGCTGCACTCCCGGGCCACGCACCGCGAGCGGGACCACCATGTGATCAGCCGTGTGGAGGCCGTGCACGTACCGGCGTGA
- a CDS encoding GntR family transcriptional regulator, which yields MPAAPPVVNPPVKQPPAAERVYTHIKEAVLDRRYEGGTLLTEGDLAEAVGVSRTPVREALLRLEVEGLIKLYPKKGALVLAVSAQEIADVVETRLLVEEFAVRKAVPAPARLIGRLEELLEEQRQMSEAGDLAAVSVKDRCFHAEIVRNAGNDILSRLYDQLRDRQLRMGVAVMEAHPDRIAANITEHGELLEAIRSGDADGAAQVVRRHVSRVKVLVRGEDR from the coding sequence ATGCCTGCAGCGCCCCCGGTCGTGAATCCCCCCGTCAAGCAGCCCCCCGCCGCCGAGCGCGTCTACACGCACATCAAGGAGGCGGTCCTGGACCGCCGATACGAGGGCGGCACGCTCCTCACCGAGGGCGATCTCGCGGAGGCCGTCGGAGTCTCCCGTACGCCCGTGCGCGAAGCGCTGCTCCGGCTGGAGGTCGAGGGGCTGATCAAGCTGTACCCGAAGAAGGGCGCCCTCGTTCTCGCCGTCTCCGCGCAGGAGATCGCGGATGTGGTGGAGACCCGGCTGCTGGTCGAGGAGTTCGCGGTGCGCAAGGCCGTTCCGGCGCCCGCGAGGCTGATCGGCCGGCTGGAGGAACTCCTGGAGGAGCAGAGGCAGATGTCGGAGGCCGGGGATCTGGCCGCCGTGTCCGTGAAGGACCGCTGCTTCCATGCCGAGATCGTGCGCAACGCGGGCAACGACATTCTCTCGCGCCTCTACGACCAACTGCGCGACCGGCAGCTGCGGATGGGGGTCGCCGTGATGGAGGCGCACCCGGACAGGATCGCCGCCAACATCACCGAGCACGGCGAGCTGCTGGAGGCGATCAGGTCCGGTGACGCGGACGGCGCCGCGCAGGTCGTCCGTCGCCATGTCAGCCGGGTCAAGGTGCTGGTCAGGGGTGAGGACCGGTGA
- a CDS encoding D-alanyl-D-alanine carboxypeptidase family protein, whose amino-acid sequence MALTAGAVIAGSAFASTAQAATPTPTITAKGGYVMNNGTAKTLFSKAADTRRSTGSTTKIMTAKVVLAQKNLNLDSKVTIQKAYSDYIVSKGASSARLIVGDKVTVRQLLYGLMLPSGCDAAYALADKFGSGTTRAARVKSFIGKMNAQAKSLGLKNTHFDSFDGIGNGSNYSTPRDLTKLASNAMKSSTFRAVVKTKSTKQKVTTKSGGYRYMSWSNTNAMLSSYSGAIGVKTGSGPTAKYCLVFAATRNGKTVIGTVLASTSATTRTADMKKIMDYSFKK is encoded by the coding sequence GTGGCCCTCACCGCGGGTGCCGTCATCGCGGGCAGCGCGTTCGCCTCCACGGCACAGGCCGCGACGCCCACCCCCACGATCACCGCCAAGGGCGGTTACGTGATGAACAACGGGACCGCGAAGACCTTGTTCTCCAAGGCCGCGGACACCCGCCGCTCCACCGGCTCCACCACCAAGATCATGACCGCCAAGGTCGTCCTGGCGCAGAAGAACCTCAACCTGGATTCCAAGGTCACGATCCAGAAGGCGTACAGCGACTACATCGTCTCCAAGGGCGCCTCGTCGGCCCGCCTGATCGTGGGCGACAAGGTCACGGTCCGCCAGCTGCTGTACGGCCTGATGCTGCCGTCCGGCTGCGACGCCGCGTACGCGCTGGCCGACAAGTTCGGCTCCGGCACCACCCGCGCGGCCCGCGTGAAGTCGTTCATCGGCAAGATGAACGCCCAGGCCAAGTCCCTCGGGCTGAAGAACACCCACTTCGACTCGTTCGACGGCATAGGGAACGGCTCGAACTACTCGACGCCGCGCGACCTGACGAAGCTCGCCAGCAACGCGATGAAGAGCTCCACCTTCCGCGCGGTCGTCAAGACCAAGTCGACCAAGCAGAAGGTCACCACGAAGTCCGGCGGCTACCGCTACATGTCGTGGTCCAACACCAACGCGATGCTCAGCAGCTACAGCGGCGCGATCGGCGTGAAGACCGGTTCCGGCCCGACGGCCAAGTACTGCCTGGTCTTCGCGGCGACCCGCAACGGCAAGACCGTCATCGGCACCGTGCTCGCCTCCACGAGCGCGACCACCCGCACCGCGGACATGAAGAAGATCATGGACTACAGCTTCAAGAAGTAG